Proteins from one methanogenic archaeon mixed culture ISO4-G1 genomic window:
- a CDS encoding DNA-directed RNA polymerase subunit A'' RpoA2: MAKKDTMKALMKRDISEETATLLLTKYSTLDSIKGATEEELVELGLNEDEAKFVISKVGTRKTTATKAKKKEEEETSAAPMEEVTNFYTYNETELMLKKIMEKEGIELPMKIVVDIAARIEGHDIPEKKCKELIVRANEMYQRHKMDQNESAGVMAAHSIGEPGTQMNMRTFHYAGVANINVTQGLPRLIEIVDARRIPSTPSMEIPLSGIAAQDESVARLVASNIEVTSILDVATIDTDITNMTLIVRPDVRKMDERHLDIGELVEKLNKVKAVRGMVKQNNYDIVIQSDEPSYKKLQLMYDAVKTAKIKGIDGITRAVLSKTEGYWKIVTEGSNLKEVLTVEGVDADNVMTNSILEVADVLGIEAARNSIIHEAMGTLGEAGLDVDIRHIMLVADLMTNDGYVKAIGRHGVSGKKSSVLARAAFEITAAHLLHAAMVGEVDHLEGVTENIIVGQPVTLGTGAVNLIYTPKKKGDKQ, from the coding sequence ATGGCAAAGAAAGACACCATGAAAGCGCTCATGAAGAGGGACATCAGCGAGGAGACCGCCACACTGCTGCTCACGAAGTACAGCACCCTGGATTCGATCAAGGGGGCCACCGAGGAGGAGCTCGTGGAGCTGGGACTCAACGAGGATGAGGCCAAGTTCGTCATTTCCAAGGTCGGTACGAGGAAGACCACAGCCACGAAGGCCAAGAAGAAGGAAGAGGAGGAGACATCCGCCGCACCCATGGAGGAGGTCACCAACTTCTACACCTACAACGAGACCGAGCTGATGCTCAAGAAGATCATGGAGAAGGAGGGCATCGAGCTCCCCATGAAGATCGTCGTCGACATCGCCGCACGCATCGAGGGACACGACATCCCCGAGAAGAAGTGCAAGGAGCTCATCGTCAGGGCCAACGAGATGTACCAGAGGCACAAGATGGACCAGAACGAGTCCGCCGGAGTCATGGCGGCCCACTCCATCGGAGAGCCCGGTACCCAGATGAACATGCGTACCTTCCACTACGCCGGAGTCGCCAACATCAACGTTACCCAGGGACTTCCCCGTCTGATCGAGATCGTGGATGCCAGGCGCATCCCCAGCACTCCTTCGATGGAGATCCCCCTGTCCGGCATCGCCGCACAGGACGAGAGCGTCGCGCGTCTCGTGGCATCCAACATCGAGGTCACATCGATCCTCGACGTCGCCACCATCGACACCGACATCACCAACATGACCCTGATCGTCAGGCCCGACGTCCGCAAGATGGACGAGAGGCACCTCGACATCGGCGAACTGGTCGAGAAGCTGAACAAGGTCAAGGCCGTCCGCGGAATGGTCAAACAGAACAATTACGATATAGTGATCCAGTCCGACGAGCCCTCGTACAAGAAGCTCCAGCTGATGTACGACGCCGTCAAGACTGCGAAGATCAAAGGAATTGACGGAATCACCAGGGCCGTCCTGTCGAAGACGGAGGGCTACTGGAAGATCGTCACCGAAGGAAGCAATCTCAAAGAGGTCCTCACCGTAGAGGGAGTGGATGCCGACAACGTCATGACGAACAGCATCCTGGAGGTCGCGGACGTCCTCGGAATCGAGGCGGCCAGGAACTCCATCATCCACGAAGCGATGGGAACCCTGGGAGAGGCGGGTCTCGATGTCGATATCCGTCACATCATGCTTGTGGCCGATCTCATGACCAACGACGGTTATGTGAAGGCCATCGGAAGGCACGGAGTGTCCGGAAAGAAGTCCTCGGTACTTGCCAGGGCGGCTTTCGAGATCACCGCCGCGCACCTTCTGCACGCCGCTATGGTAGGAGAGGTGGACCACCTTGAGGGTGTCACCGAGAACATCATAGTAGGACAGCCGGTCACACTTGGAACCGGTGCGGTAAACCTTATTTACACACCCAAGAAAAAGGGGGATAAGCAATGA
- a CDS encoding DNA-directed RNA polymerase subunit A' RpoA1, producing MTYGITKRIGSIKFSCLSPEEIRKMSAIKVITPDTYNDEGYPYPGGLMDPHMGVIEPGIRCKTCGCKVDECPGHFGHIELALPVIHVGFIKDIKMLLESTCCKCGRLMLSPEQIKERMDSMEKMEELGGGTIEKKLFTKDTAKDASGKAICPYCGETQIKIKLDKPTTFREVEDNHKLTPKEVRERLERISDEDLRALGIDPETCRPEWMVLTVLAVPPVSVRPSITLEAGDKSEDDLTHKLVDVLRINQRLRENRDAGAPQLIVEDLWELLQYHVTTYFDNQTSGIPPARHRSGRPLKTLEQRLKGKEGRFRSNLSGKRVNFSARTVISPDPLLSINDVGVPTFAARELTVPLRVNQYNIEKVREIVRRGPMADQLNFPYVAGANYVIRSDGRKIRVTERNAEEVAEGLDIGYTVERQLVDGDVVLFNRQPSLHRMSMMAHRVKVMEGKTFRFNLCVCPPYNADFDGDEMNLHVLQSDEARAEARIIMQVQENILSPRYGGPIIGAIHDHITGAYFLTHNNPRFNAEETANILFKLPEIEVPEPMVDEKTGEKYWTGRQLFSTILPKDFNTSFRANICQCTDRSECKKGHCPYDGYVIIRNGELVCGTIDVKAIGNSKGKILDRIARDYGSDRAALFINQVTRLALGALMNHGFSTGISDEDIPKEASLQISNNTQECIDKVTELVDSYRSGTLQQMPGRSLRETLEVSIMKELGDARDQAGDIAGKYLGMDNPAVIMAKAGARGSMLNLSQMAGCVGQQAVRGERLSRGYWDRTLSHFEKGDLGAYARGFCSNSYKSGLTPTEFFFHAMGGREGLVDTAVRTSRSGYMQRRLVSALEDLKLTADGTVRNTVGTVIQFKYGEDGVDPAKTVRGKAIDLDDLFYEVFGDEAENFTQDNEKDVGGDYGTLEKDEMEYIEEEGDGEEMDDIEIDYDGGGE from the coding sequence ATGACATACGGAATCACGAAGAGGATCGGATCGATCAAGTTCTCCTGTCTCTCCCCTGAGGAGATCAGGAAGATGTCCGCCATCAAGGTCATCACCCCCGACACCTACAACGACGAGGGATACCCCTACCCCGGCGGACTCATGGACCCCCACATGGGAGTCATCGAGCCCGGTATCCGCTGTAAGACCTGCGGATGCAAGGTCGACGAGTGTCCCGGACACTTCGGACACATCGAGCTGGCACTGCCGGTAATCCACGTCGGGTTCATCAAGGACATCAAGATGCTGCTCGAGTCCACCTGCTGCAAGTGCGGCAGGCTCATGCTCTCCCCCGAACAGATCAAGGAGCGCATGGACAGCATGGAGAAGATGGAGGAGCTCGGAGGAGGAACCATCGAGAAGAAGCTCTTCACGAAGGACACCGCCAAGGACGCGTCCGGAAAGGCCATCTGCCCCTACTGCGGCGAGACGCAGATCAAGATCAAGCTCGACAAGCCCACCACATTCAGGGAGGTCGAGGACAACCACAAGCTCACACCCAAGGAGGTCCGCGAGAGGCTCGAGAGGATCTCCGACGAGGACCTCAGGGCCCTGGGAATCGACCCCGAGACCTGCAGGCCCGAGTGGATGGTGCTCACCGTCCTCGCAGTGCCCCCCGTGTCCGTCAGGCCCTCGATCACCCTCGAGGCCGGCGACAAGTCCGAGGACGACCTGACCCACAAGCTGGTCGATGTCCTCAGGATCAACCAGAGGCTCAGAGAGAACCGTGACGCAGGAGCGCCCCAGCTGATCGTCGAGGATCTGTGGGAGCTTCTCCAGTACCACGTCACCACATACTTCGACAACCAGACATCGGGAATCCCGCCCGCGAGGCACAGGTCCGGACGTCCCCTCAAGACACTCGAGCAGAGGCTCAAGGGTAAGGAGGGACGTTTCAGATCCAACCTGTCCGGTAAGCGTGTCAATTTCTCGGCACGTACCGTCATCTCGCCCGATCCTCTCCTGTCCATCAACGACGTCGGAGTGCCCACGTTCGCAGCCAGGGAGCTCACCGTCCCCCTGCGCGTCAACCAGTACAACATCGAGAAGGTCAGGGAGATCGTCAGGCGCGGTCCCATGGCCGACCAGCTGAACTTCCCCTACGTCGCCGGTGCCAACTACGTCATCCGTTCCGACGGAAGGAAGATCAGGGTCACCGAGAGGAACGCCGAGGAGGTCGCAGAGGGTCTCGACATCGGTTACACCGTGGAGAGGCAGCTCGTCGACGGAGACGTCGTGCTGTTCAACAGGCAGCCCTCGCTGCACAGGATGTCCATGATGGCGCACCGCGTCAAGGTCATGGAGGGAAAGACATTCAGGTTCAACCTGTGCGTGTGTCCTCCCTACAACGCCGACTTCGACGGGGACGAGATGAACCTTCACGTACTCCAGTCGGACGAGGCACGTGCCGAGGCACGCATAATCATGCAGGTCCAGGAGAACATCCTCTCGCCCAGGTACGGAGGTCCGATCATCGGAGCCATCCACGACCACATCACGGGAGCGTACTTCCTGACGCACAACAACCCCCGCTTCAACGCCGAGGAGACCGCGAACATCCTGTTCAAGCTCCCGGAGATCGAGGTCCCCGAGCCGATGGTGGACGAGAAGACAGGAGAGAAGTACTGGACCGGAAGGCAGCTCTTCTCCACGATCCTCCCCAAGGACTTCAACACGTCCTTCAGGGCCAACATCTGCCAGTGCACGGACCGCTCCGAGTGCAAGAAGGGACACTGCCCCTACGACGGATACGTAATCATCCGCAACGGAGAGCTCGTCTGCGGAACCATCGACGTCAAGGCGATCGGTAACAGCAAGGGAAAGATCCTCGACCGTATCGCACGTGACTACGGCTCCGACAGGGCTGCACTGTTCATCAACCAGGTCACCAGGCTCGCGCTGGGTGCCCTGATGAACCACGGATTCAGCACAGGTATCAGCGACGAGGACATCCCCAAGGAGGCCTCGCTGCAGATCAGCAACAACACCCAGGAGTGCATCGACAAGGTGACCGAGCTGGTCGACTCGTACCGCTCAGGAACGCTCCAGCAGATGCCCGGAAGGTCCCTCAGGGAGACCCTCGAGGTCAGCATCATGAAGGAGCTGGGAGACGCTCGTGACCAGGCAGGAGACATCGCAGGAAAGTACCTGGGAATGGACAACCCCGCCGTCATCATGGCCAAGGCCGGTGCCCGTGGATCGATGCTGAACCTGTCACAGATGGCAGGTTGTGTCGGTCAGCAGGCCGTCCGTGGAGAGAGGCTCTCCAGAGGATACTGGGACAGGACGCTCTCCCACTTCGAGAAGGGAGACCTGGGAGCATATGCCAGGGGATTCTGCTCCAACTCATACAAGTCGGGACTCACACCCACCGAGTTCTTCTTCCACGCAATGGGAGGAAGGGAGGGACTGGTCGATACCGCTGTCCGTACGTCAAGGTCCGGATACATGCAGAGGAGGCTCGTCTCGGCACTGGAGGACCTGAAGCTCACGGCCGACGGAACAGTCAGGAACACCGTGGGTACCGTCATCCAGTTCAAGTACGGTGAGGACGGAGTCGATCCGGCCAAGACCGTCAGGGGTAAGGCCATCGACCTCGACGACCTGTTCTACGAGGTCTTCGGGGACGAGGCGGAGAACTTCACCCAGGACAACGAGAAGGACGTCGGAGGAGACTACGGAACCCTCGAGAAGGACGAGATGGAATACATCGAGGAAGAGGGAGACGGAGAGGAGATGGACGACATCGAAATCGACTACGACGGAGGAGGTGAGTGA
- a CDS encoding DNA-directed RNA polymerase subunit B RpoB, which translates to MKMRDLVQLYFSEHNIVNHHLSSFNDFLASEDNPNSRMQRIVDDIRVPTDESVRGIIKLDPERTGGRNLEIRLGRRRDEDGHIDINARPTIRVGEPYVKEANGCEHWTTPMEARLRKFNYASRVEVFFEILEDGVELDSPDSSGWLWVGDLPIMVKSKGCSLSKENLERHLDRPLTDAEYEAELVKEKEDPREPGGYFIVGGTERVLITLEDLAPNRVMVEKSEKYGAAVEVAKVFSQKDGYRALTLVERKKDGMLSVSVPAVSGSIPLVALMKALGMDSDQEIYETIVSDELMANTVYANIEAAYDKKTYAPNGFHTTEDAILFLERNFAAGQAKEYRTKKVESILDRSLLPHLGDTYDDRRKKAIFLGRVARSVLELSLEKRNEDDKDHYANKRLKLSGDLMEDLFRTSFSSLMKDLKYQLERSWGRKKNEKFDINTIRSSIRTELLTHKLIHALATGNWVGGRAGVSQLLDRTSNLSAMSHLRRVTSSLTRSQPHFEARDLHPTQWGRLCPSETPEGQNCGLVKNAALIIEISEGIPEMDIRWMLRELGIKSVKTADETRIFVNGDLVGVHEDAKKLVNEIRERRRCGLISGEINVRYDQDTNEVIINCDEGRLRRPLLIVKNGRLALTRKHIEGIREEKIRWNDLFREGIIEWIDAEEEEDALVLVDAYDVPSRCPCCGHALSPMDADWMNPGKDGDVVLKCKWCGDEFTVPTKLDPKYTHMEVDPMIIIGVGCGIVPYPEHNSAPRITMGAAMGKQALGISCSNYRIRPDTRGHLMHYPQIPMVQTQTMKFMHYEHRPAGQNFCIAVLSYHGYNIEDALVMNKSSVQRGLGRSTFLRSYSAEEHRYPGGTEDAFEIPQPDVTGAREEDKYSMLGDDGLILPGSQVGSSDVLVGKTSPPRFNEEETDFLTPQKRRETSVTVRHGESGYVDSVMITEDLDGRKLVRVKVRDQRIPELGDKFCSRFGQKGVVGRLVDQCDMPFTADGVTPDLVVNPHGIPSRMTIGHVLEMIAGKVGSMEGRFIDGTAFSGENEESIRDGLVRNGFKNTGKEIMYDGRTGKMIQADVYTGVIFYEKLHHMVSGKMHVRSRGPVQILTRQPTEGRSRQGGLRFGEMERDCLIGHGVSMVIKDRLLDESDGTQQWICGNPACGHIAIMDRHGSLYCPVCKNNTNIYQVQTSYAFKLLMDELLSLGVAMRLQLEDLK; encoded by the coding sequence ATGAAAATGAGGGATCTAGTACAGCTTTATTTCTCAGAGCACAACATCGTCAACCACCATCTCTCTTCGTTCAACGACTTCCTGGCATCCGAGGACAACCCCAACAGCAGGATGCAGAGGATCGTCGACGACATCAGGGTCCCCACGGACGAATCCGTCCGCGGAATCATCAAGCTCGATCCCGAGCGCACCGGAGGCAGGAACCTCGAGATCCGCCTCGGAAGGAGGAGGGACGAGGACGGGCACATCGACATCAACGCGAGGCCCACCATCCGTGTAGGCGAACCCTACGTCAAGGAGGCCAACGGATGCGAGCACTGGACCACCCCAATGGAGGCCAGGCTCAGAAAGTTCAACTATGCATCCCGTGTCGAGGTCTTCTTCGAGATCCTCGAGGACGGTGTGGAGCTGGATTCCCCCGACTCCTCCGGATGGCTCTGGGTCGGAGACCTGCCCATCATGGTGAAGTCCAAGGGATGTAGTCTCAGCAAGGAGAACCTTGAGCGCCACCTCGACCGCCCCCTGACGGATGCGGAGTACGAGGCGGAGCTCGTCAAGGAGAAAGAGGACCCCAGGGAACCCGGAGGATACTTCATCGTCGGAGGAACCGAGAGGGTCCTGATCACATTGGAAGACCTGGCACCCAACAGGGTCATGGTCGAAAAGAGCGAGAAATACGGCGCGGCGGTCGAAGTTGCCAAGGTCTTCTCACAGAAGGACGGCTACCGCGCGTTGACCCTCGTGGAGAGGAAGAAGGACGGAATGCTCTCCGTCTCAGTCCCCGCGGTCTCGGGATCCATCCCGCTGGTCGCACTCATGAAGGCTCTCGGAATGGACTCGGATCAGGAGATCTACGAGACCATCGTCTCCGACGAGCTCATGGCCAACACGGTGTACGCCAACATCGAGGCGGCATACGACAAGAAGACTTACGCGCCCAACGGTTTCCACACCACAGAGGACGCAATCCTGTTCCTGGAGAGGAACTTCGCAGCCGGTCAGGCGAAGGAATACAGGACAAAGAAGGTGGAGTCCATCCTCGACCGTTCCCTGCTCCCCCACCTGGGAGACACATACGACGACAGGAGGAAGAAGGCCATCTTCCTCGGCCGTGTGGCCCGCTCGGTCCTCGAGCTTTCCCTCGAGAAGAGGAACGAGGACGACAAGGACCACTACGCCAACAAGAGGCTCAAGCTCTCGGGAGACCTCATGGAGGATCTGTTCAGGACAAGCTTCAGCAGCCTCATGAAGGACCTGAAGTACCAGCTGGAGAGGAGCTGGGGAAGGAAGAAGAACGAGAAGTTCGACATCAACACCATCCGCTCCTCCATCAGGACAGAGCTCCTCACCCACAAGCTCATCCACGCACTCGCGACCGGTAACTGGGTCGGAGGACGCGCAGGAGTATCGCAGCTTCTCGACAGGACATCCAACCTGTCCGCCATGTCGCACCTCAGGAGGGTCACATCGTCCCTTACCAGGAGCCAGCCCCACTTCGAGGCCCGTGACCTGCACCCCACCCAGTGGGGAAGACTCTGCCCCTCGGAGACACCCGAAGGACAGAACTGCGGTCTGGTGAAGAACGCCGCCCTGATCATCGAGATCTCGGAGGGAATCCCCGAGATGGACATCAGGTGGATGCTCAGGGAGCTCGGAATCAAGTCCGTCAAGACGGCCGACGAGACACGTATCTTCGTCAACGGAGACCTCGTCGGAGTCCACGAGGACGCCAAGAAGCTGGTCAACGAGATCAGGGAGCGCAGGAGATGCGGTCTGATCTCCGGAGAGATCAACGTCCGTTACGACCAGGACACCAACGAGGTCATCATCAACTGCGACGAGGGACGTCTCAGAAGGCCTCTGCTCATCGTCAAGAACGGAAGACTGGCACTTACAAGGAAGCACATCGAGGGAATCCGCGAGGAGAAGATCAGGTGGAACGACCTGTTCCGCGAGGGTATCATCGAGTGGATCGACGCCGAGGAAGAGGAGGACGCACTCGTCCTCGTCGATGCCTACGACGTACCTTCCAGATGCCCCTGCTGCGGACACGCGCTCTCGCCCATGGACGCCGACTGGATGAACCCCGGAAAGGACGGGGACGTCGTCCTGAAGTGCAAGTGGTGTGGAGACGAGTTCACTGTCCCCACCAAGCTCGACCCCAAGTACACCCACATGGAGGTCGACCCGATGATCATCATCGGAGTCGGATGCGGTATCGTTCCCTATCCGGAACACAACTCCGCACCCCGTATCACAATGGGTGCGGCCATGGGTAAGCAGGCACTGGGAATCTCCTGTTCCAACTACAGGATTAGGCCCGACACCAGGGGTCACCTGATGCACTACCCGCAGATCCCCATGGTACAGACCCAGACAATGAAATTCATGCATTACGAGCACAGGCCTGCAGGACAGAACTTCTGCATCGCCGTCCTCTCCTACCACGGATACAACATCGAGGATGCGCTAGTCATGAACAAGAGCTCCGTCCAGAGGGGACTCGGAAGGTCCACCTTCCTCAGGTCCTACTCCGCGGAGGAGCACCGCTACCCCGGAGGAACCGAGGATGCGTTCGAGATTCCCCAGCCCGATGTCACCGGAGCACGTGAGGAGGACAAGTACTCCATGCTCGGAGACGACGGTCTGATCCTGCCCGGATCCCAGGTCGGAAGCTCCGACGTCCTTGTCGGAAAGACATCGCCCCCCAGGTTCAACGAGGAGGAGACGGACTTCCTGACACCTCAGAAGAGGAGGGAGACATCCGTCACCGTCAGGCACGGAGAGAGCGGATACGTCGACTCCGTCATGATCACTGAGGACCTCGACGGAAGGAAGCTCGTCCGCGTCAAGGTCAGGGACCAGAGGATCCCCGAGCTCGGTGACAAGTTCTGTTCCAGGTTCGGACAGAAGGGAGTCGTCGGAAGGCTCGTCGATCAGTGCGACATGCCCTTCACCGCCGACGGAGTCACACCCGACCTCGTCGTCAACCCCCACGGTATCCCGTCCCGTATGACTATCGGACACGTCCTCGAGATGATCGCAGGTAAGGTCGGATCGATGGAGGGACGCTTCATCGACGGTACCGCGTTCTCCGGTGAGAACGAGGAGTCCATCCGTGACGGCCTCGTCAGGAACGGATTCAAGAACACAGGAAAGGAGATCATGTACGACGGAAGGACCGGAAAGATGATCCAGGCCGACGTCTACACGGGAGTCATCTTCTACGAGAAGCTGCACCACATGGTAAGCGGAAAGATGCACGTCAGGTCCAGGGGACCCGTGCAGATCCTCACCAGGCAGCCTACCGAGGGACGTTCCAGGCAGGGAGGTCTCAGGTTCGGAGAGATGGAGCGTGACTGTCTGATCGGTCACGGAGTATCCATGGTCATCAAGGACCGTCTCCTGGATGAGTCCGACGGAACCCAGCAGTGGATCTGCGGGAACCCCGCATGCGGACACATCGCGATCATGGACAGGCACGGATCGCTGTACTGTCCCGTCTGTAAGAACAACACAAACATCTACCAGGTTCAGACATCGTACGCCTTCAAGCTGCTGATGGATGAGCTTCTGTCCCTTGGTGTAGCCATGAGACTTCAGCTGGAGGATTTGAAATGA
- a CDS encoding DNA-directed RNA polymerase subunit H RpoH, protein MATESISFNVLKHCLVPEHHLLSEEEAQAVLDRKGIKLEQLPKIRKSDPGVKVLESIYGPIEEGRVIKIVRKSKTAQEFVAYRLVTRG, encoded by the coding sequence TTGGCAACAGAAAGCATCTCGTTCAACGTTCTCAAGCACTGTTTGGTGCCTGAGCATCACCTCTTGTCCGAGGAAGAGGCACAGGCGGTTCTCGATAGGAAGGGAATCAAACTGGAGCAGCTTCCCAAGATAAGAAAAAGCGACCCGGGAGTCAAAGTCCTGGAAAGCATCTACGGCCCTATCGAAGAGGGACGCGTAATCAAAATCGTAAGGAAGAGCAAGACCGCCCAGGAATTTGTGGCGTACAGGCTCGTGACGAGGGGATGA
- a CDS encoding trimethylamine:corrinoid methyltransferase MttB, producing MDRQAVWESKEDAEMRMPTYQVLSKSELVAIDAATKKVLSETGVLVETKEARDIFKDAGCDVNERTMNVKIPEELVDWSVSVCPSVVTTYSRGDDRSKDLVSRADGTKTNYITFGTGTRMSHYLGNGKYDVRPSCLEDIGHIAKMVDGLDNIDCILGPVTAMDYIQDGRHLREVDIMMRNTSKPLIPESEYEYLDLYYEYVKAVYGGDEEMAWKRPFISNVTCPASPLQLNVPLCEIMIHSADYGAPVIPLSMAMGGATSPIDIAGTLVTHNAEVLASIVLVQLANPKWPTIYGSSTTCFDLFNTVASVGSPELGLISAGVTALAQFYGLPCVVAGLOSDSKVVNSQSGHEKTITSLPSVQLGASLVYGAGMLDLGMTFSLEQLVIDNDIIGMMKHVTEGIEVTIDTLGVDRIAEIGSGGDFTGHPDTFAKMNILSNPKVINRQMRGAWEADGQKNDVDYAHEVVMDILENHVTEPIEHQADCDKVVKMGVERHHKLAGD from the coding sequence GTGGACCGCCAAGCGGTCTGGGAATCAAAGGAGGACGCAGAAATGAGAATGCCAACATACCAGGTGCTTTCCAAGTCGGAACTGGTGGCCATCGATGCCGCCACCAAGAAGGTCCTCTCGGAAACGGGAGTCCTCGTGGAGACGAAGGAGGCCCGTGACATCTTCAAGGACGCAGGATGCGATGTCAACGAGAGGACGATGAACGTCAAGATCCCCGAGGAACTCGTGGACTGGAGCGTTTCTGTATGTCCGTCCGTGGTCACCACATATTCTCGCGGTGACGACAGGAGCAAGGACCTGGTATCCCGTGCCGACGGTACCAAGACCAACTACATCACGTTCGGTACCGGCACCAGGATGAGCCACTATCTCGGAAACGGGAAATACGATGTGAGACCCAGCTGCCTGGAAGACATCGGTCACATCGCCAAGATGGTGGACGGCCTCGACAACATCGACTGCATCCTCGGACCCGTCACAGCCATGGATTACATCCAGGACGGGCGCCATCTCCGTGAGGTGGACATCATGATGAGGAACACCAGCAAGCCCCTCATCCCGGAGTCCGAATACGAGTATCTGGACCTCTACTACGAATACGTCAAGGCGGTCTACGGCGGGGACGAGGAGATGGCCTGGAAGAGACCCTTCATCAGCAACGTCACATGCCCGGCCAGTCCGCTTCAGCTCAACGTCCCCCTGTGCGAGATCATGATCCATTCGGCGGATTACGGAGCACCTGTGATACCCCTTTCCATGGCCATGGGCGGTGCGACATCCCCCATAGACATCGCGGGAACGCTAGTCACCCACAACGCGGAGGTTCTGGCCTCGATCGTCCTGGTCCAACTCGCCAATCCCAAATGGCCCACCATCTACGGAAGCTCCACGACATGCTTCGACCTGTTCAACACGGTCGCCTCCGTAGGGTCCCCGGAACTCGGTCTGATCAGTGCAGGAGTTACAGCGCTGGCACAGTTCTACGGACTGCCCTGTGTGGTAGCCGGTCTTTAGTCCGATTCCAAGGTCGTCAACAGCCAATCCGGGCATGAGAAGACCATCACATCGCTGCCGTCCGTACAGTTGGGAGCATCCCTCGTGTACGGTGCGGGCATGTTGGATCTCGGAATGACATTCTCCCTAGAGCAGCTGGTCATCGACAACGACATAATCGGTATGATGAAGCACGTGACCGAGGGAATTGAAGTGACCATCGACACGCTGGGAGTTGACCGCATAGCCGAGATCGGCAGTGGAGGGGACTTCACCGGCCATCCGGACACATTCGCGAAGATGAACATCCTGTCGAACCCCAAGGTCATCAACCGCCAGATGCGCGGAGCATGGGAGGCCGACGGCCAGAAGAACGACGTTGACTACGCCCACGAGGTGGTCATGGACATCCTGGAGAACCATGTCACCGAACCGATAGAGCATCAAGCCGACTGCGACAAGGTCGTGAAGATGGGTGTCGAGAGGCATCACAAACTGGCAGGTGATTGA